Proteins encoded within one genomic window of Ktedonobacteraceae bacterium:
- a CDS encoding DUF6531 domain-containing protein: MPDTITPSPDTTSNRPRRVRLSYLRFHFTFAHLWRSLFAALMVCIFVVASWSTTVHAASLASGQAQNPGSLASHKPPRRNPHPHTNNIAACPSLTSTPKVAGNVDGLGTVGFYTLVKQNLDDRLLIETNVANGNLVAQYTALQIRGTGLDLDIAFTYNSQSTTSSVLGPNWNLSVGNGVSLSFNGNNVTLHGSSGVSALYTYDTSSYDNYDEPAGLDATLVQSTVNGASYVLIFQKTSECFGFDSHGREIFDQDKNGHQITFLYNSSGNISSLTDTQNRTTTFGYNSGGLLNQITDVLGRTVQPGYQNGMLTSIVDLNGKTTTLGYTGTDLTSITDPDTNGTSISYQSGTHRVNELTDALSNHTFVAYYAPGASQCGIITSLPCTVFTDARSNTTIYGYSGLEVQQVVDGNGNLEQRTYTPDANVSQYTDPLLDKTVFNFDVGHTNNLLSITDGTGATTTFGYTNPNPYLPTTLTDAQNNTMTYGYDSNGNLTSATDTTPKGTGSSASYQYNTDVPYGSYLYGTLKQATDGDGNPTTYTYDSYGNLHIVTPPAPLGQETITVDQVSRVTQVIDGNGTTITFSYDPMDRLKQITYNTATTIIHYGYNDDGDQTSVIDNTGTTSFNYDQDNRLHIKTLPNGDQITTTYDPVGNLHLYTDRGGSIGYDYDNANRLLKVEDPPNTSTPTVYGYNPANERTSISYPNGTGEVFGYDKAGHVTSAVGGIMNNQGQITTAYLNFTYVYTLPTSPPTPTQLLQSVTLLDPIGHTNTFTRNYSYDSMNRLTNAEVFNSGNQEVQDWGYSYDKAGNRKTASVLYPSTTTNYNYNGAEELTSTVQGSNTVNYYYDGNGNLTSSTDGYSYSYNAKNQTTAIDA, encoded by the coding sequence ATGCCGGATACTATCACACCTTCCCCTGATACTACTTCGAATCGTCCTCGCCGAGTGCGTCTCTCATATTTGCGTTTCCATTTCACGTTTGCGCATCTCTGGCGCTCGTTATTCGCTGCTTTGATGGTGTGTATATTTGTAGTTGCCAGCTGGAGTACCACCGTACACGCGGCCTCTCTCGCCAGTGGGCAGGCACAAAACCCTGGTTCGCTCGCATCTCACAAACCCCCGCGGCGCAATCCCCACCCGCATACTAATAACATCGCTGCCTGCCCATCGCTCACCAGCACCCCCAAAGTGGCTGGCAACGTCGATGGGCTGGGTACGGTGGGGTTCTACACGTTGGTCAAGCAGAACCTGGATGATCGCCTGTTGATCGAGACCAATGTCGCCAACGGCAACCTGGTCGCCCAGTACACCGCCTTGCAGATCCGTGGCACCGGCCTGGACCTCGATATTGCCTTCACCTACAATTCACAGTCCACCACCTCTAGCGTGCTGGGACCCAACTGGAATCTGAGCGTGGGCAACGGCGTCTCGCTCTCCTTCAATGGCAACAACGTGACCTTGCACGGCTCCAGTGGCGTCTCGGCTCTCTACACCTATGACACGAGCAGCTACGACAATTACGATGAGCCGGCCGGTCTGGATGCCACGCTGGTCCAGAGCACCGTCAACGGTGCCAGTTATGTGCTGATTTTCCAGAAAACCAGCGAGTGCTTCGGCTTCGATAGCCATGGCCGCGAGATCTTTGACCAGGACAAGAACGGCCACCAGATCACCTTTTTGTACAACAGTTCGGGCAACATCAGCAGTCTCACCGATACGCAGAACCGGACCACTACCTTTGGCTACAATTCTGGCGGACTGCTCAATCAGATCACGGACGTCCTTGGGCGTACGGTCCAGCCCGGCTACCAGAATGGGATGCTGACCAGCATCGTTGACCTCAACGGTAAAACGACCACTCTGGGCTACACGGGGACCGATCTCACCAGTATCACCGACCCCGATACCAACGGCACCAGCATCAGCTACCAGTCGGGCACTCATCGCGTCAACGAGCTGACCGACGCGCTCTCGAACCACACCTTCGTGGCCTACTACGCCCCGGGAGCCAGCCAGTGTGGCATCATCACTTCGCTCCCCTGCACCGTCTTCACCGACGCCAGGAGCAATACCACTATCTATGGTTACAGCGGGTTGGAGGTGCAGCAAGTCGTCGACGGTAACGGCAACCTGGAGCAGCGGACGTATACCCCCGATGCCAACGTCAGTCAGTACACCGATCCCCTCCTGGACAAAACGGTCTTCAATTTCGATGTCGGCCACACCAACAACCTGCTCTCCATCACCGATGGCACCGGAGCGACGACCACCTTTGGCTACACCAATCCCAATCCCTACCTGCCCACCACGCTCACCGATGCGCAGAACAACACCATGACCTATGGCTATGACAGCAACGGCAATCTCACCTCGGCCACCGATACCACGCCCAAAGGAACCGGGTCCTCGGCATCCTATCAGTACAATACCGACGTGCCGTATGGCTCTTACCTCTATGGCACGCTCAAGCAGGCCACCGATGGCGACGGCAACCCGACCACGTACACCTACGATAGCTATGGCAACCTGCATATCGTGACGCCGCCGGCTCCCCTGGGCCAGGAAACCATTACCGTCGATCAGGTCAGCCGCGTCACGCAAGTCATTGATGGCAATGGCACCACCATCACGTTTAGCTACGATCCCATGGATCGGTTGAAGCAGATCACTTATAACACGGCCACAACCATCATCCATTATGGCTACAACGATGATGGCGATCAGACCAGCGTGATCGACAATACCGGCACCACCAGCTTCAACTACGACCAGGACAACCGGTTGCATATCAAGACCTTGCCCAACGGCGATCAGATCACCACGACCTATGACCCGGTGGGCAATCTACACCTCTACACCGATCGTGGGGGCAGCATCGGCTACGACTACGACAATGCCAACCGGCTTCTCAAAGTTGAGGACCCACCCAATACGTCCACCCCTACCGTCTACGGCTATAACCCGGCCAACGAGCGCACCAGTATCAGCTATCCCAATGGCACCGGTGAGGTGTTCGGCTATGACAAAGCGGGTCATGTCACCTCTGCTGTCGGCGGCATCATGAACAACCAGGGGCAGATCACCACCGCCTACCTGAACTTTACGTATGTCTACACGCTCCCGACGTCGCCTCCGACGCCGACCCAGTTGCTGCAATCGGTCACGTTGCTCGATCCCATCGGCCACACCAACACGTTCACTCGCAACTACAGCTATGACTCGATGAACCGGCTCACCAACGCGGAAGTCTTCAACAGCGGCAACCAGGAAGTGCAGGATTGGGGCTATAGCTACGATAAAGCAGGCAATCGGAAGACGGCCTCCGTTCTTTATCCGAGTACGACGACCAACTACAACTACAACGGGGCCGAAGAGCTGACCAGTACGGTGCAGGGGTCGAACACCGTGAACTACTACTATGATGGTAACGGCAACCTGACCAGTTCCACGGATGGCTACAGCTACAGCTACAATGCCAAGAACCAGACGACGGCCATCGACGCG
- a CDS encoding helix-turn-helix transcriptional regulator — protein sequence MPGWQTINRSSSLRMDEKDNTSEFLSGADLKEYGAHLLRFGQTLYRQRKGVINLLCQEVARISHGYLKLLPRRDNEVMPVTCSPSIPVQFQQRLYGALLFQRDIEVSRKLTIGDVLDFARDCGSVIFTLEHCLLPQGDGRVRDVQYPDNLTRREKEILKLMVRGYDEESIARALDITVATVSKHRHTLYEKLGVHNSHDAILVGYHTLCFSPLEDIMPCSSNIGYEVEYREKIPAGLPDYW from the coding sequence ATGCCTGGCTGGCAGACCATCAACCGGTCATCTTCGCTACGTATGGATGAGAAAGACAACACATCTGAATTCCTCAGCGGTGCAGACCTTAAGGAATATGGCGCTCATCTTTTAAGATTCGGTCAAACATTATACAGGCAGCGGAAAGGTGTTATCAATCTTCTTTGTCAGGAAGTGGCTCGTATCTCTCACGGATATTTGAAGTTGCTACCTCGTCGGGATAATGAGGTGATGCCTGTAACTTGTTCGCCCTCCATTCCGGTGCAGTTCCAACAAAGACTTTACGGTGCCTTGCTTTTCCAGCGAGATATAGAAGTATCGCGGAAGCTTACTATCGGCGATGTGCTAGATTTCGCTCGGGACTGTGGATCGGTTATTTTTACGTTGGAGCATTGTCTCCTCCCTCAAGGTGACGGGCGCGTGCGTGACGTTCAATATCCAGATAATTTAACCAGGCGGGAAAAGGAAATTCTGAAGTTGATGGTTCGGGGCTATGACGAGGAAAGCATAGCCAGGGCATTGGATATTACCGTTGCTACGGTAAGTAAGCATCGGCACACGCTCTATGAAAAACTTGGCGTTCACAATAGTCATGATGCTATTCTAGTAGGCTATCACACGCTTTGTTTTTCACCTCTGGAAGATATTATGCCTTGTTCCAGCAACATAGGGTATGAAGTAGAGTACAGGGAAAAGATACCGGCCGGATTACCTGATTACTGGTAA
- a CDS encoding ABC transporter ATP-binding protein translates to MGFIMDGLDAEAYDRNYSDRQLIARIIGYFRPKLRIMIVIAALITLTSLLDTVFPVLISFGINAVVSSVAVQTILLLIIAILLAGVFSWVCNFFRQWYTARTVGDVVLKLRNDAFQAVVSRDMSFYDEFPSGKIVSRVTSDSEDFATVVTLALSLISQLLLFFLMAIVLLIRSVELALLTFAILPFIIVVALLFRRIARRTTQRSQRSMARVNANVQEVVTGITIAKNFRQEQNMYEEFKQINEQSYQVNVRSGFIYNGVFPVLVLLANIGTVIVIYFGGLRVLAHNISAGDWFLFLQGIRSLWFPLTSIASFWSQFQLGLAASERVFALIDAEPRIHQDDAQPAGHLKGEIEFKDVYFSYDDRQTVLAGFNLKIPAGQTIAIVGHTGAGKTSIARLVARFYEFQGGRILIDGRDIRSFDLSDYHRHLGIVPQSPFLFSGSVADNIRYARPDASAEEVESIAQSIGGGDWLDALPEGLDTLVGEAGRSLSLGQRQLVALARVLLQDPSIIILDEATASVDPLTEAQIQEGLDLVLQNRTAILIAHRLSTIRHADRIIVLDRGRIVEEGDHESLMQQGGHYAQLYNTYWRHQSPDYRPGEGFVRVVGA, encoded by the coding sequence ATGGGGTTTATTATGGATGGCCTGGATGCCGAGGCCTATGATCGTAACTATAGTGATCGCCAGTTGATTGCGCGTATCATTGGCTATTTTCGGCCCAAGTTGCGCATCATGATAGTCATCGCGGCTCTGATTACTTTAACCTCGCTGCTGGATACGGTCTTTCCGGTCTTGATCTCCTTCGGCATTAACGCCGTTGTATCGTCGGTCGCCGTACAAACCATCCTGCTATTAATCATTGCTATCCTGCTGGCCGGAGTCTTCTCCTGGGTCTGCAATTTCTTTCGCCAGTGGTACACAGCGCGTACTGTAGGAGATGTAGTACTAAAACTGCGCAATGATGCATTTCAGGCTGTGGTCTCGCGCGATATGTCCTTTTATGACGAGTTCCCTAGCGGCAAAATCGTCAGCCGCGTTACTTCGGATAGCGAGGATTTTGCTACTGTCGTCACGCTCGCACTCAGCCTCATCAGCCAGCTGCTGCTGTTCTTTCTGATGGCAATTGTGCTACTCATACGGAGTGTGGAGCTTGCCCTGCTGACATTTGCTATTCTGCCATTCATCATCGTGGTTGCCCTGCTCTTCCGCCGCATTGCCCGCCGCACCACGCAGCGTTCGCAACGTTCGATGGCAAGGGTGAACGCCAATGTGCAGGAGGTAGTGACCGGCATTACCATCGCCAAGAACTTCCGGCAAGAACAGAATATGTACGAGGAGTTCAAGCAGATAAATGAGCAATCGTACCAGGTCAATGTGCGTTCGGGCTTCATATATAATGGTGTCTTCCCCGTCTTAGTGCTGCTGGCGAATATTGGTACGGTGATTGTCATTTATTTCGGCGGTCTGCGCGTACTCGCCCATAATATCTCTGCCGGCGACTGGTTCCTGTTCCTGCAAGGGATTCGCTCGCTATGGTTCCCATTGACCAGTATCGCCTCGTTCTGGAGCCAGTTCCAGTTAGGCCTGGCGGCCAGCGAGCGTGTCTTCGCGCTCATTGATGCCGAGCCGCGCATTCACCAGGATGATGCGCAACCGGCAGGCCATCTGAAAGGGGAAATCGAGTTCAAAGACGTTTATTTCAGCTATGACGACCGGCAAACCGTCCTGGCAGGCTTCAATCTCAAAATCCCGGCAGGACAGACTATCGCGATTGTGGGGCATACCGGGGCAGGCAAGACGAGCATTGCCCGCCTGGTCGCACGATTCTACGAGTTCCAGGGAGGAAGAATCCTGATCGATGGGCGTGACATCCGCTCTTTTGACTTGAGCGATTATCACCGGCACCTGGGTATTGTGCCACAGTCACCATTTCTCTTTTCAGGCAGTGTAGCCGATAACATTCGCTATGCGCGACCCGATGCCAGTGCTGAAGAGGTGGAATCGATAGCGCAGAGCATTGGCGGCGGAGACTGGCTGGATGCTTTGCCAGAGGGATTGGATACGCTGGTGGGAGAAGCGGGTAGATCGCTCTCGTTGGGACAGCGCCAGCTGGTTGCCCTGGCCCGTGTACTCTTGCAAGACCCCTCGATTATTATCCTGGACGAGGCGACCGCCAGCGTCGACCCCTTGACCGAGGCCCAGATTCAAGAAGGGCTAGACCTGGTCTTGCAAAACCGCACCGCCATTTTGATCGCGCACCGCCTCTCGACCATCCGGCACGCCGACCGCATCATCGTGCTTGACCGCGGCAGAATAGTGGAAGAGGGCGACCACGAATCTTTGATGCAGCAGGGCGGGCATTACGCGCAGCTTTACAATACCTATTGGCGGCATCAATCGCCGGATTATAGGCCAGGAGAGGGATTTGTGCGAGTGGTAGGAGCGTGA
- a CDS encoding GNAT family N-acetyltransferase has product MEILETQRLKLLPFTLELKKVTLANRARLAEMLGVAIPDDWPGPDLLEALPFFVEAMEKDPAGLVWDGIIIHKADQVAIGGIGFHGAPDEAGMVEIGYNIIPAYEGQGYATEMARCVINWAFQTPNIQVITAECLDDNIGSIRVLEKVGMHRLPPEGNRLKWELRRSL; this is encoded by the coding sequence ATGGAAATACTGGAAACGCAACGGCTCAAATTGCTCCCTTTCACCCTGGAACTCAAGAAGGTAACGCTGGCGAATAGAGCCAGGTTGGCTGAGATGCTAGGAGTAGCCATCCCTGATGACTGGCCGGGACCCGATTTGCTGGAAGCACTCCCTTTTTTTGTCGAAGCCATGGAGAAAGACCCGGCGGGTCTTGTCTGGGACGGCATTATCATCCATAAGGCTGACCAGGTAGCGATTGGCGGCATCGGTTTCCACGGCGCACCGGATGAGGCAGGAATGGTAGAGATCGGTTACAATATCATTCCCGCTTATGAAGGACAGGGATATGCAACTGAGATGGCGCGTTGCGTCATCAACTGGGCTTTTCAGACACCCAATATTCAGGTGATTACCGCTGAATGCCTTGATGACAATATTGGTTCCATCAGGGTCCTTGAAAAAGTTGGGATGCATCGCCTTCCACCGGAGGGCAATCGGCTTAAGTGGGAGCTACGAAGGAGCTTATAG